From a single Maritimibacter sp. DP1N21-5 genomic region:
- a CDS encoding helicase HerA-like domain-containing protein: MEGAVFIGGGGEGYGMQQGLLLKYANRHGLVAGATGTGKSVTLQILAEGFSKAGVPVFLADVKGDLSGLAGSMSEAHKLHEAFQKRAGTIGFTDYVYEAFPVTFWDLYGEQGHPIRTTVSEMGPLLLARLLELSDAQEGVLNIAFRVADEQGMALLDLKDLQALLVWVGQNAEDLSLRYGNVATASVGAIQRALLVLENQGGQLLFGEPALELSDLMRTETNGQGRISILASDKLMASPKLYATFLLWLLSELFEELPEVGDPDKPKLVFFFDEAHLLFDDAPKALVDKVEQVARLIRSKGVGVYFITQNPADVPEDILGQLGNRIQHALRAFTAKDQKELRQAAETYRDNPRFSTEEAIREVGTGEAVTSMLEAKGAPGIVERTLIRPPSSNLGAIDPGLRAQVIAASPIAGKYETLIDRESAFEVLTKRAAEAAKEAEEAERKEEQQEEAEREFANARRYDGGRSSGASTRTSGSRSRKPAPTFGEEVAKVVIKELKGTTGRRIVRGILGGIFKAR; the protein is encoded by the coding sequence ATGGAAGGGGCTGTATTCATCGGCGGCGGGGGCGAGGGCTACGGCATGCAGCAGGGTCTCTTGCTCAAATACGCCAACCGGCACGGACTGGTCGCCGGCGCGACCGGGACCGGGAAATCGGTGACCTTGCAGATCCTCGCCGAGGGCTTTTCCAAGGCGGGCGTGCCGGTGTTCCTGGCCGATGTGAAGGGCGACCTGTCGGGGCTCGCGGGCAGCATGTCGGAGGCCCACAAGCTGCATGAGGCCTTCCAGAAGCGGGCGGGCACCATCGGGTTCACCGATTATGTCTATGAAGCCTTTCCGGTGACCTTCTGGGATCTTTACGGCGAACAGGGCCACCCGATCCGCACGACGGTGTCGGAGATGGGGCCCTTGCTCCTCGCCCGGTTGCTTGAGCTGTCCGACGCGCAGGAGGGCGTGCTCAACATCGCCTTCCGGGTCGCGGACGAACAGGGGATGGCGCTCCTTGACCTCAAGGACCTGCAGGCACTCCTCGTCTGGGTCGGCCAGAACGCCGAGGACCTGTCGCTGCGCTATGGAAATGTCGCGACCGCCTCGGTGGGCGCGATCCAGCGTGCGCTTCTCGTGCTGGAGAACCAGGGCGGGCAGTTGCTCTTCGGGGAACCGGCGCTGGAATTGTCCGATCTCATGCGCACCGAAACGAACGGGCAGGGTCGGATCTCGATCCTCGCGTCGGACAAGCTCATGGCCTCGCCCAAGCTTTACGCGACCTTCCTGCTGTGGCTCCTGTCCGAGCTCTTCGAGGAACTGCCCGAGGTGGGCGATCCCGACAAACCCAAGCTCGTGTTCTTCTTTGACGAGGCGCATCTGCTCTTCGATGACGCGCCCAAGGCACTTGTGGACAAGGTCGAACAGGTCGCGCGGTTGATCCGGTCCAAGGGGGTCGGCGTCTATTTTATCACGCAGAACCCGGCGGATGTGCCCGAGGATATCCTCGGACAGCTCGGCAACCGCATCCAGCACGCTCTGCGCGCCTTTACGGCGAAGGATCAGAAGGAACTCCGGCAGGCGGCCGAGACCTATCGCGACAATCCGCGCTTCTCGACGGAAGAGGCGATCCGCGAGGTCGGCACCGGCGAGGCGGTCACCTCGATGCTCGAAGCCAAGGGTGCCCCGGGGATCGTGGAGCGCACGCTCATTCGCCCGCCCTCGTCCAATCTGGGTGCGATCGACCCGGGGCTCAGGGCACAGGTCATCGCGGCCTCGCCGATCGCCGGGAAATACGAGACCCTGATCGACCGCGAAAGCGCGTTTGAAGTCCTGACCAAACGTGCGGCGGAGGCCGCGAAAGAAGCGGAAGAGGCCGAGCGCAAGGAAGAACAACAGGAGGAGGCCGAGCGCGAATTCGCGAACGCGCGGCGTTATGACGGCGGGCGCAGTTCGGGTGCTTCGACCCGGACGTCAGGGTCCCGGTCGCGTAAACCCGCGCCGACCTTCGGCGAGGAGGTGGCGAAAGTGGTGATCAAGGAACTGAAGGGCACGACCGGGCGACGCATCGTGCGCGGCATTCTGGGCGGCATCTTCAAGGCGCGCTGA